Below is a window of Halorhodospira halophila DNA.
AGCCGCTCCTGCCAAGGCGGCACGACCACGGACAAGGAACGGCATCGAAGGGGGAGAACCTTATGAGCCAGAAGACGGCACTGGTAACCGGCGGGCTCGGCGGTCTCGGCGCGGCGGTGTGCGAGCGCCTGGGCCGCAGCGGACACACCGTGGTGACCACCTACACCTCGGACAACGGCCGTGTCGACAAGTGGCGGGAGCGGCTCCAGGAGCGCGGCGTGACGACGCCGGTGCACGCGGTCCAGTGCGACGTAGCCGACTGGGACTCCTGTGCCGCCATGGCCGAGGCGGTGCGTGAACGCGCCGGCCCGGTCGACATCCTGGTCAACAACGCCGGCATCACCAAGGACGGCAGCTTCAAGAAGATGACCCGGGAGAACTGGGACGCGGTGATGCGCACCAACCTGGACAGCGTCTTCAACGTCACCAAGCAGTTCGCCGACGACATGGCCGACCGCGGCTGGGGCCGCGTCATCAATGTTGCCTCGGTCAATGGCCGCAAGGGGCAGTTCGGGCAGTGCAACTACGCTGCGACCAAGGCCGGCATGCACGGCTTCACCATGTCCCTGGCCCGGGAGCTGGCACGCAAGGGCGTGACGGTGAACACCGTCTCGCCGGGCTATCTGGCCACCGACATGGTCATGTCCATGAAGGAGGAGGTACGTCAGCAGATCATCGAGACCATCCCGGTGCAGCGGCTCGGCGAGCCCGACGAGGTGGCCTCGCTGATCGAGTATCTCGCCTCGGAGGACGCCGGCTTCATCACCGGCGCCAACCTCGACATCAACGGCGGCCTGCACATGGAGTGATCGCCGGTGGCGGGGGCGGCCCCGCCGCCCCCGCCTTCACCGCCCTAGTTGGCGTCCTCCACCCGGATCCGTTCCCGGTTGTCCTCCACGTTCGCCGGGCCCACGCCGCTGACGCGACTGAGGTCGTCGGCATCCCGGAAGGGACCGTTGGCCTCGCGCTCCTCGACGATCTCGGCCGCCCGCACTTCGCCGACGCCGGTCAGCCCGGCGGCGAGTTCTTCGGCACCGGCTTCATTGATGTCCACGCCCCCGGCGGCCTGGACAGCCCCGGCGGTGAGCGTGAGTGCGGTGAGGGTCGCGGGGATGGACGCGCGGATAGCGCCGCTGAGTTGCTCAGGCATGTCGGATCCTCCTTGATGCTTGTGCCTGTAAGTCGCCACTCCCTGGCGACGGACGACACCGTCTTGCGACGGCGTCGGTATTAATGTAGCAGCCCACCCCGGCCGGGCCAATCGGGGACGGCGCCGGCGTTCACCCGGCGGCGGCAATCTCGGCGCCGATCCCGGCGGCGGCGGCGGCAGGATCGTCGGCGGCGGTGATCGGGCGGCCGACGACCAGGTAATCACATCCGGCGGCCACCGCCGCAGCCGGGGTGGCGATGCGCTGCTGATCCCCGACCGCCGCCCCGGCCGGACGCACGCCGGGGGTGACCCGAAGCAGGCCACCGCCGAAGCGCTCACCGATGGCTGCGGCCTCCTCCGGCGAGCAGACCACGCCATCGAGCCCGCTGGAACGGGCCAGCCCGGCCAGCCGCAGCACCGCCTCACGCGGCGGCCCGGCCAGGCCGATCTCCTCGAGGGTGGCGGCGTCGTGGCTGGTCAGCACGGTGACCGCCGTGAGCAGGGTCTGCCCGTCGGCAGCCGCCACCGCCTCGCCGGCGGCCTCGAGCATCCGCCGTCCGCCGAGGGCGTGGACGTTGACCATCCAGACGCCGAGTTCCGCCGCCGCACGGCAGGCACCGGCCACGGTATTGGGGATATCGTGGTACTTGAGGTCGAGGAAGACCTCGAACCCCCGCCCCTGGAGTCGCTCCACCAGCTGCGGTCCGGCGCGGGTGAACAGCTCCTTACCCACCTTCAGCCGACACAGCCGCGGATCGAGCTGCGCGGCCAGGGCCTCGGCCGGGGCCGCAGCGGGGAAGTCCAACGCCACGATCAGTCGCGGCCCGGCAGGTACGTTCATCCGCCCTCCGTCTCGTTCTGCGGTCGAATGCTCGCCCAGCTCTGGCAGCCGGGGCACTGCCAGAACAGGGTCCGCCCCGAGAAACCGCAGCGCCGGCAGCGGTAGAGGGCGCGACCGGCCTCCAGCTTCTCGAAGAGATCGAGCAGGATCTGCATCTCGCGCGGGTCGATGGGCTCACCCACCGAGTGGGTCAGCGCCACCAGGCGGCGGATGCCGTCCAGCGAGGGCTGCCGGCGCAGCATCAGCGTCAGCTCGCGGATCGCCGCCTGCGTGCCGCGGCGCTCACGGATGACCTCGGCCAGGCGGACCATCAGGCGGCCGTCCGGCATGCGCGTGACCGTATCCCGCAGGAAGGTCTCCATCTGCCCCGGGCGCCCCAGCCCGCGGTAGGCGGCGGCCAGGCCGTCGAGGATCTCGGGCAGCAGCGCCGGATCCTGCGTACCCACCGCCTCATACGCCTTGACCGCGGCCTTGTAGCGTCCCAGCTCGCGCTCCAGGTCACCGAGGAGCATGTTCGCCCGGGCACAGTCCGGGTCGGCACTCAGCGCCCGGCGTAGCGCCTTGCGGGCGTGCTCGGTGTACCCCCGGCTCAGGGCGTGGGCGGCCTGCTCGCAGCGCAACTGGCCGATCCGGACCCGATAGTCGCCCTCGCCCACCCGCTCCAGGTGCTCGGCGGTCTCGATGGCGCGGTCCCATTCGCGCTCATGCTCGTAGATGGTCAGCAGCCGGCGCAGGGCCTGATCGACGT
It encodes the following:
- the phbB gene encoding acetoacetyl-CoA reductase, producing MSQKTALVTGGLGGLGAAVCERLGRSGHTVVTTYTSDNGRVDKWRERLQERGVTTPVHAVQCDVADWDSCAAMAEAVRERAGPVDILVNNAGITKDGSFKKMTRENWDAVMRTNLDSVFNVTKQFADDMADRGWGRVINVASVNGRKGQFGQCNYAATKAGMHGFTMSLARELARKGVTVNTVSPGYLATDMVMSMKEEVRQQIIETIPVQRLGEPDEVASLIEYLASEDAGFITGANLDINGGLHME
- a CDS encoding ComEA family DNA-binding protein, translating into MPEQLSGAIRASIPATLTALTLTAGAVQAAGGVDINEAGAEELAAGLTGVGEVRAAEIVEEREANGPFRDADDLSRVSGVGPANVEDNRERIRVEDAN
- the pyrF gene encoding orotidine-5'-phosphate decarboxylase, translating into MNVPAGPRLIVALDFPAAAPAEALAAQLDPRLCRLKVGKELFTRAGPQLVERLQGRGFEVFLDLKYHDIPNTVAGACRAAAELGVWMVNVHALGGRRMLEAAGEAVAAADGQTLLTAVTVLTSHDAATLEEIGLAGPPREAVLRLAGLARSSGLDGVVCSPEEAAAIGERFGGGLLRVTPGVRPAGAAVGDQQRIATPAAAVAAGCDYLVVGRPITAADDPAAAAAGIGAEIAAAG
- the lapB gene encoding lipopolysaccharide assembly protein LapB, with translation MHELLWLLLPVAALSGWWIGRRGGGDEHHDSYSPPISDAYFQGLNYLLNEERDKALEVFTRMVEVDSDTAETHLALGSVFRRRGEVDRAIRIHQNLIARPSLTRRQRTYALLALGEDYMKAGVFDRAEKLFQEVVEQDAHVDQALRRLLTIYEHEREWDRAIETAEHLERVGEGDYRVRIGQLRCEQAAHALSRGYTEHARKALRRALSADPDCARANMLLGDLERELGRYKAAVKAYEAVGTQDPALLPEILDGLAAAYRGLGRPGQMETFLRDTVTRMPDGRLMVRLAEVIRERRGTQAAIRELTLMLRRQPSLDGIRRLVALTHSVGEPIDPREMQILLDLFEKLEAGRALYRCRRCGFSGRTLFWQCPGCQSWASIRPQNETEGG